A window of the Salipiger sp. H15 genome harbors these coding sequences:
- a CDS encoding ABC transporter permease: protein MTMASTHPSAQAGPSEGLLTRVSDTLWRRPTLLLVLLLTPPALWLGIIYLGSLFALLLQSFFSIDHFSGLINYEFTLSTYAELFTPANFDIILRTVGMAAIVTIASAAVAFPIAYYAARYAKGAWRAVFYLGIMMPLWSSYLVKVYAWKLILAKEGILTWAFNGLHLGWLLEGYLALPVVGGNSLSVSPTGTFLVFVYVWLPYMVLPIQAALERVPTSMLEASGDLGARPAQTFRHVLLPLALPGVVAGSIFTFSLTLGDYIIPQIIGTSRLFIGQAVYQHQGIAGNIPLAAAFAVVPIVIMGVYLWIAKRMGAFDAL, encoded by the coding sequence ATGACCATGGCGAGCACGCACCCCTCCGCGCAGGCCGGCCCCTCCGAGGGGCTGCTGACGCGGGTCTCGGACACGCTCTGGCGGCGGCCGACGCTGCTGCTCGTGCTGCTGCTGACGCCACCGGCGCTCTGGCTGGGGATCATCTACCTCGGCTCGCTCTTCGCGCTGCTGCTGCAGAGCTTCTTCTCGATCGACCACTTCAGCGGGCTCATCAACTACGAGTTCACGCTGTCGACCTATGCCGAGCTTTTCACCCCGGCGAACTTCGACATCATCCTGCGCACCGTCGGCATGGCGGCGATCGTCACCATCGCCTCGGCCGCCGTCGCCTTTCCCATCGCCTATTACGCGGCGCGCTACGCCAAGGGCGCGTGGCGGGCGGTGTTCTACCTCGGCATCATGATGCCGCTCTGGTCGAGCTACCTCGTCAAGGTCTACGCCTGGAAGCTGATCCTCGCCAAGGAAGGCATCCTGACCTGGGCCTTCAACGGGCTGCACCTCGGCTGGCTGCTCGAGGGCTACCTCGCGCTGCCGGTGGTCGGGGGCAACTCGCTGTCGGTGAGCCCGACCGGCACCTTCCTCGTCTTCGTCTACGTCTGGCTGCCCTACATGGTGCTGCCGATCCAGGCGGCGCTCGAGCGGGTGCCGACCTCGATGCTGGAGGCCAGCGGCGATCTCGGCGCGAGACCGGCGCAGACCTTCCGCCACGTGCTGCTGCCGCTGGCGTTGCCGGGGGTGGTCGCGGGCTCGATCTTCACCTTCTCGCTGACGCTCGGCGACTACATCATCCCGCAGATCATCGGCACTTCGCGGCTGTTCATCGGGCAGGCCGTCTACCAGCACCAGGGCATCGCCGGGAACATCCCGCTCGCCGCCGCCTTCGCCGTGGTGCCCATCGTCATCATGGGCGTCTACCTCTGGATCGCCAAGCGCATGGGGGCCTTCGATGCACTCTGA
- a CDS encoding ABC transporter ATP-binding protein — MPAVSFDHVSRHFGAVKAVDDVILDIAEGEFFAMLGPSGSGKTTCLRLIAGFERPTGGDIRIFGDSVPNLPPYKRQVNTVFQDYALFPHLNVRDNVAYGLMIAGHGKKERHAEAEAALEMVRLGGYGSRKPSELSGGQRQRVALARALVNKPRVLLLDEPLGALDLKLREQMQEELKGLQRQLGITFVFVTHDQGEALSMADRVAVFNDGKIIQVGSPEDIYFRPELPFVADFVGSSNVLPEALVARLTGEACPAAIRPERVRLASEGPLKARVTGLSFLGLSTRVSFDAEGTRLTALLPQDVARPREGDEVALSWAPEDLHLMRAGA, encoded by the coding sequence ATGCCAGCCGTGAGCTTCGACCACGTCTCCCGCCATTTCGGTGCGGTGAAGGCGGTGGATGACGTCATCCTCGACATTGCCGAAGGCGAGTTCTTCGCCATGCTGGGGCCCTCGGGCTCGGGCAAGACCACCTGCCTGCGCCTGATCGCCGGCTTCGAGCGCCCCACGGGCGGCGACATCCGCATCTTCGGCGACTCCGTCCCCAACCTGCCGCCCTACAAGCGGCAGGTGAACACGGTGTTCCAGGATTACGCGCTTTTCCCGCATCTCAACGTCCGCGACAACGTCGCCTACGGGCTGATGATCGCCGGGCACGGCAAGAAGGAGCGCCATGCCGAAGCCGAGGCGGCGCTCGAGATGGTGCGGCTCGGCGGCTACGGCAGCCGCAAGCCCTCCGAGCTGTCGGGCGGCCAGCGCCAGCGCGTCGCGCTCGCCCGAGCCCTGGTCAACAAGCCGCGCGTTCTGCTGCTCGACGAACCGCTCGGCGCGCTCGACCTCAAGCTGCGCGAGCAGATGCAGGAAGAGCTGAAGGGCCTCCAGCGCCAGCTCGGCATCACCTTCGTCTTCGTCACCCACGACCAGGGCGAGGCGCTGTCGATGGCCGACCGCGTCGCCGTGTTCAACGACGGCAAGATCATCCAGGTGGGCAGCCCCGAGGACATCTACTTCCGCCCCGAGCTGCCCTTTGTCGCCGATTTCGTCGGCTCGTCCAACGTGCTGCCCGAGGCGCTGGTCGCCCGACTGACCGGCGAGGCCTGCCCCGCCGCGATCCGCCCCGAGCGGGTGCGGCTGGCCTCCGAGGGGCCGCTGAAGGCGCGGGTGACCGGGCTCAGCTTCCTCGGCCTCAGCACGCGGGTCAGCTTCGATGCGGAGGGCACGCGCCTCACCGCGCTGCTGCCGCAGGATGTCGCCCGCCCGCGCGAGGGCGACGAGGTGGCGCTGAGCTGGGCACCCGAGGACCTGCACCTGATGAGAGCCGGGGCATGA
- a CDS encoding ABC transporter substrate-binding protein, with the protein MTHRFITAVVSSLTAASLATGAVAQMTEIGEGEGALSIVAWAGYVERGETDAAFDWVTKFEQETSCMVSVKTANTSDEMVALMNEGGFDLVTASGDASLRMIAGKRVQPINVDLIPSWSKVDDRLKDAPWHTVNGEHYGTPYMWGPNVLMYNTEAFPEAPTSWNVVFEEMTLADGKSNKGRVQAYDGPIHIADAANYLMFHKPELGIKDPYELNADQYAAALDLLRVQRELVSRYWHDAFIQIDDFKNEGIVASGSWPFQVNLLQADGVPVASVIPEEGATGWADTTMLHADAEHPNCAYKWMEHTLSSNLQSDLSVWFGAVPSVPTACTDGSGMQTQEGCDANGLSQFDKIKFWKTPVANCESQGECVPYYRWVSDYIGVIGGR; encoded by the coding sequence ATGACACACCGTTTCATCACCGCCGTGGTGAGCTCGCTCACCGCCGCCTCGCTGGCGACCGGCGCCGTGGCGCAGATGACCGAGATCGGCGAGGGCGAGGGCGCGCTGTCGATCGTCGCCTGGGCCGGCTACGTCGAGCGCGGCGAGACCGATGCGGCCTTCGACTGGGTGACCAAGTTCGAGCAAGAGACCTCGTGCATGGTCTCGGTGAAGACCGCCAACACCTCGGACGAGATGGTCGCGCTGATGAACGAGGGCGGCTTCGACCTCGTGACCGCCTCGGGCGACGCCTCGCTGCGGATGATCGCGGGCAAGCGCGTGCAGCCGATCAACGTCGACCTGATCCCCTCGTGGAGCAAGGTGGACGACCGGCTGAAGGACGCGCCCTGGCACACGGTGAACGGCGAGCATTACGGCACCCCCTACATGTGGGGCCCGAACGTGCTGATGTACAACACCGAAGCCTTCCCCGAGGCGCCGACCTCGTGGAACGTGGTGTTCGAGGAGATGACCCTCGCCGACGGCAAGAGCAACAAGGGCCGCGTGCAGGCCTATGACGGCCCGATCCACATCGCGGATGCCGCCAACTACCTGATGTTCCACAAGCCCGAGCTGGGGATCAAGGACCCCTACGAGCTGAACGCCGACCAGTACGCCGCCGCGCTCGACCTGCTGCGCGTGCAGCGCGAGCTCGTCAGCCGCTACTGGCACGACGCCTTCATCCAGATCGACGACTTCAAGAACGAGGGCATCGTCGCCTCGGGCTCCTGGCCGTTCCAGGTGAACCTGCTGCAGGCCGACGGCGTGCCCGTCGCCTCGGTGATCCCCGAGGAAGGCGCGACCGGCTGGGCCGACACCACCATGCTGCACGCCGATGCCGAGCACCCGAACTGCGCCTACAAGTGGATGGAGCACACGCTCTCGTCCAACCTGCAGTCCGACCTCTCGGTCTGGTTCGGCGCGGTTCCCTCGGTTCCCACCGCCTGCACCGACGGCTCGGGCATGCAGACCCAGGAAGGCTGCGACGCCAACGGCCTGTCGCAGTTCGACAAGATCAAGTTCTGGAAGACCCCCGTCGCCAACTGCGAGAGCCAGGGCGAATGCGTGCCCTACTACCGCTGGGTGTCGGACTACATCGGCGTGATCGGCGGCCGCTGA
- a CDS encoding LysR family transcriptional regulator translates to MSFTLKQLRYFVAVAEKGSVIGAAQTLSISQSAVTEALKNLEADLGVTLFERHARGLDITHSGHQFLRHATKILSDVSGARRAFQRPPGTTQGRLNIGVTSLMAGYVMSDLLSRYRRMNPAVEVSALEDQGEYLEHLLVGGELDVAVMVISNLRDRMALQSEILDVSAFRLWLPLGHKLSTRESIGLDDVAREQLIMLNVDEMEEEAVKLLSAFGRKPQIAFRTRSVEAVRSLVATGAGVALLPDLVYRPWSLDGDRIESRDVSGSLPIVQVGMVWRKGLPLSEAVQDFLSLARMGQTERPVRF, encoded by the coding sequence ATGTCCTTCACCCTGAAACAACTCCGCTATTTCGTCGCCGTCGCCGAGAAGGGCTCGGTCATAGGGGCGGCGCAGACGCTGTCGATCTCGCAATCGGCGGTGACCGAGGCGCTGAAGAACCTCGAGGCGGATCTTGGCGTCACGCTGTTCGAGCGCCATGCGCGCGGGCTCGACATCACCCACAGCGGCCACCAGTTCCTGCGGCACGCCACGAAGATCCTCTCGGACGTCTCGGGCGCGCGGCGGGCCTTCCAGCGCCCGCCCGGCACCACGCAGGGGCGGCTCAACATCGGGGTCACCTCGCTGATGGCCGGCTATGTCATGTCGGACCTGCTGTCGCGCTACCGGCGGATGAACCCGGCGGTCGAGGTCTCGGCGCTCGAGGATCAGGGCGAATACCTCGAGCACCTGCTGGTCGGCGGCGAGCTCGACGTGGCGGTGATGGTGATCTCGAACCTGCGCGACCGCATGGCGCTGCAATCCGAGATCCTCGACGTCTCGGCCTTCCGGCTCTGGCTGCCGCTCGGCCACAAGCTGAGCACGCGCGAGAGCATCGGGCTCGACGACGTGGCGCGGGAGCAGCTGATCATGCTCAACGTCGACGAGATGGAGGAGGAGGCGGTCAAGCTGCTCTCGGCCTTCGGGCGCAAGCCGCAGATCGCCTTCCGCACGAGGTCGGTGGAGGCGGTGCGCAGCCTCGTCGCGACCGGCGCGGGCGTGGCGCTGCTGCCCGACCTCGTCTACCGGCCGTGGTCGCTCGACGGTGACCGGATCGAGAGCCGCGACGTCTCGGGCAGCCTGCCCATCGTGCAGGTCGGCATGGTCTGGCGGAAGGGCCTGCCGCTGTCCGAGGCGGTGCAGGATTTCCTGTCGCTGGCGCGGATGGGGCAGACCGAAAGGCCGGTCCGCTTCTGA
- a CDS encoding aminotransferase class V-fold PLP-dependent enzyme, whose protein sequence is MTIPDPESLLAAFRASLPPATDMGDDLVGKGAMIDGPFGPKPLVYADYVASGRALRTLEMFVLENVLPYYANSHTEASYCGGYMTRLRNAARACIAAHCGAGAEHAVIFAGSGATAGINRLVRLLGADRGRVRVILGPYEHHSNILPWRESGAEVVELPEAPEGGPDLVALDAALADVAAFDRVICAFSAASNVSGIIADVAGLTRRVKEAGALMVWDYAGGAPYLPIAMTPAEGAGIDALVFSPHKFIGGPGASGVMVLRRDAVVSERPTWVGGGTVRFVSSEAHDYAGGLEHREEAGTPNVIGDIRAALAVIVKEAIGAEYMAQRNAQLSARAIAALSAEPGVDLLGLTEPARIPVLSFRIRDPRGGHIHQQLATKLLSDRYGIQARGGCACAGPYVLRLLGYDAAGAARIREDILAGRELEKPGFVRLNLSVLMSDAEVEFILASIAELSREAPAHAALYEVDGARAIFSARAA, encoded by the coding sequence ATGACCATCCCCGATCCCGAAAGCCTTCTCGCCGCCTTCCGTGCGTCCCTGCCGCCCGCGACGGACATGGGGGATGACCTCGTCGGCAAGGGCGCGATGATCGACGGGCCCTTCGGGCCGAAGCCGCTGGTCTATGCCGATTACGTCGCCTCGGGCCGGGCGCTCCGGACGCTCGAGATGTTCGTGCTCGAAAACGTGCTGCCCTATTACGCCAACAGCCATACCGAGGCCTCCTACTGCGGCGGTTACATGACGCGCCTGCGCAACGCCGCCCGCGCCTGCATCGCCGCGCATTGCGGCGCGGGTGCCGAGCATGCGGTGATCTTCGCGGGCAGTGGCGCGACGGCGGGGATCAACCGGCTGGTGCGCCTGCTCGGCGCGGACCGGGGCAGGGTGCGGGTCATCCTCGGCCCCTACGAGCATCATTCCAACATCCTGCCCTGGCGCGAGAGCGGCGCCGAGGTCGTCGAACTGCCCGAGGCACCCGAGGGAGGCCCGGATCTTGTCGCGCTCGACGCGGCGCTGGCGGATGTCGCGGCGTTCGACCGGGTGATCTGCGCCTTCTCGGCGGCCTCGAACGTCTCGGGGATCATCGCCGACGTCGCCGGGCTGACCCGCCGCGTGAAAGAGGCGGGCGCGCTGATGGTCTGGGACTACGCGGGCGGCGCGCCCTACCTGCCGATCGCCATGACCCCGGCCGAGGGCGCCGGGATCGACGCGCTGGTCTTCTCGCCGCACAAGTTCATCGGCGGGCCGGGCGCTTCGGGCGTCATGGTCCTGCGCCGGGACGCGGTGGTCTCGGAACGTCCCACATGGGTCGGCGGCGGCACCGTTCGCTTTGTCTCCTCCGAGGCGCATGACTACGCCGGCGGGCTCGAGCACCGCGAGGAGGCGGGAACGCCCAATGTCATCGGCGACATCCGCGCCGCGCTGGCGGTGATCGTCAAGGAGGCGATCGGCGCTGAATATATGGCGCAGCGCAACGCCCAGCTCTCGGCGCGGGCCATCGCCGCGCTGAGCGCCGAGCCAGGGGTCGATCTGCTGGGTTTGACCGAACCCGCCCGCATCCCCGTGCTTTCCTTCCGCATCCGCGACCCGCGTGGCGGCCATATCCACCAGCAACTGGCGACCAAGCTCCTGAGCGACCGCTACGGCATCCAGGCGCGCGGCGGCTGCGCCTGCGCCGGGCCCTACGTGCTGCGCCTGCTGGGCTACGACGCGGCGGGGGCGGCGCGCATCCGCGAGGACATCCTCGCCGGGCGCGAGCTGGAGAAGCCGGGCTTCGTGCGGCTCAACCTCTCGGTGCTGATGAGTGACGCCGAGGTCGAGTTCATCCTCGCCAGCATCGCCGAGCTCTCGCGCGAGGCCCCGGCCCATGCCGCGCTCTACGAGGTCGACGGCGCGCGGGCGATCTTCTCGGCCCGCGCGGCCTGA
- a CDS encoding Lrp/AsnC family transcriptional regulator: MLDSYDRKILSLLQRNSEMPVAEIAAEIGLTTTPCWRRIRKLEERGYFKRRVVLLDEEKLNVGVSVFMAIRTNQHSREWARAFVKAAEDIPEIVDIFRLAGEIDYMLRVVVPDIATYDRVYQRLIEKVEIHDVSSMFAMETIRSTTQLPLDYA; the protein is encoded by the coding sequence ATGCTCGATTCCTACGACCGGAAGATACTTTCGCTCCTTCAGCGCAACTCCGAGATGCCGGTCGCCGAGATCGCCGCCGAGATCGGCCTGACCACCACCCCCTGCTGGCGGCGCATCCGCAAGCTCGAGGAGCGCGGCTATTTCAAGCGCCGCGTGGTGCTGCTCGACGAGGAGAAGCTGAACGTTGGGGTCTCGGTCTTCATGGCGATCCGCACCAACCAGCACAGCCGCGAATGGGCCCGCGCCTTCGTGAAGGCCGCCGAGGACATCCCCGAGATCGTCGACATCTTCCGCCTCGCGGGCGAGATCGACTACATGCTGCGGGTGGTGGTGCCCGACATCGCGACCTACGACCGGGTCTACCAGCGGCTTATCGAGAAGGTCGAGATCCACGACGTCTCGTCGATGTTCGCCATGGAGACGATCCGCTCGACCACGCAGCTGCCGCTCGACTACGCCTGA
- a CDS encoding AEC family transporter has product MLFITIWPLFGLICLGFLLARRGFPDPGFWPAAERLNYFLLFPALLVSSLMKAPLSDPQILRLGAASVATICLVSLGLALARKIRPVPAARFGPALQGAVRFNTYLGLAITTSLAGSEGVARAAIYLALAVPLVNVLSIIALSEAEVLRRPGVLLRTMARNPLILACLAGIALALSGIGLPWGGERFLELLARGSLPLGLLCVGAALQPGAMRRDLPALAGNSALRLLLVPGIAALVALAFGLGRVETLVLVVFSAIPTAPTAYVLTRQMGGDGTLMAGLVTAQTLAAVLTIPLVLLVLGLG; this is encoded by the coding sequence GTGCTGTTCATAACCATCTGGCCGCTGTTCGGGCTGATCTGTCTCGGCTTCCTCCTCGCCCGCAGGGGTTTTCCGGATCCCGGCTTCTGGCCCGCGGCCGAGCGGCTCAACTACTTCCTGCTGTTCCCGGCGCTGCTGGTCTCGAGCCTGATGAAGGCGCCGCTGAGCGATCCGCAGATCCTTCGGCTCGGCGCGGCGAGCGTCGCGACCATCTGCCTCGTCTCGCTGGGGCTGGCGCTGGCGCGGAAAATCCGCCCGGTGCCTGCCGCGCGCTTCGGCCCGGCGCTGCAGGGGGCGGTGCGCTTCAACACCTACCTTGGCCTCGCGATCACCACGAGCCTCGCCGGCAGCGAGGGCGTGGCGCGGGCGGCGATCTACCTCGCGCTGGCCGTGCCGCTGGTCAACGTGCTGTCGATCATCGCGCTGAGCGAGGCCGAGGTGCTGCGCCGCCCCGGCGTGCTGCTGCGCACCATGGCGCGCAATCCGCTGATCCTTGCCTGCCTCGCGGGAATCGCGCTGGCGCTGAGCGGGATCGGCCTGCCTTGGGGTGGCGAGCGGTTCCTCGAGCTGCTCGCGCGGGGCAGCCTGCCGCTCGGCCTGCTCTGCGTCGGCGCGGCGCTGCAACCCGGGGCGATGCGGCGCGACCTGCCGGCTCTGGCGGGCAACTCGGCGCTGCGCCTGCTGCTTGTGCCGGGTATCGCGGCGCTGGTCGCGCTGGCCTTCGGCCTCGGCCGGGTCGAGACGCTGGTGCTGGTCGTGTTCTCGGCGATCCCGACCGCGCCGACGGCCTACGTGCTGACCCGGCAGATGGGCGGGGACGGCACGTTGATGGCCGGGCTGGTGACGGCGCAGACGCTTGCCGCCGTGCTGACGATTCCCCTCGTGCTGCTCGTGCTCGGGCTCGGCTAG
- a CDS encoding ABC transporter substrate-binding protein, whose protein sequence is MSKTTALTTLAAALSATTALAGDPVTYQLDWLPGGDKAPIYVCVDQGFCADAGLDVTIASGRGSSDAISRLAAGSSDIGSADIGALMAAKAQEGVAVTAVLSVFNKGPHAFYTVKDSGFDSVADVKGKKVATSPFTSSNVYLPLVLEDVGLTEADFELTKADAGALGPMLMTGQVDGIVAWMTDLSRYTGQGKDAGKEIIALPWSAAGLELYSASLVANDAFLAGRPDVAKRFVAAFKKSVEFCKTNPEQAAQSVVNMVPELAKDDVLGSLNDTLGLIFNEVTEADGLGVFEPGRLAATWTRVAKAQGLDEAGSEPESFVTRDFQPGGEG, encoded by the coding sequence ATGTCCAAGACCACTGCCCTGACCACGCTCGCCGCCGCGCTTTCCGCGACCACGGCGCTTGCCGGTGACCCGGTGACCTACCAGCTCGACTGGCTGCCCGGCGGCGACAAGGCGCCCATCTACGTCTGCGTCGACCAGGGCTTCTGCGCCGACGCGGGCCTCGACGTGACCATCGCCTCGGGCCGCGGCTCGTCGGACGCGATCTCGCGCCTCGCCGCCGGTTCGTCGGACATCGGCTCGGCCGACATCGGCGCGCTGATGGCCGCCAAGGCGCAGGAAGGCGTCGCCGTGACCGCGGTGCTGTCGGTCTTCAACAAGGGCCCGCACGCCTTCTACACGGTCAAGGACAGCGGCTTCGACAGCGTCGCCGACGTCAAGGGCAAGAAGGTCGCGACCTCGCCCTTCACCTCGTCGAACGTCTACCTGCCGCTGGTGCTCGAGGACGTCGGCCTGACCGAGGCCGATTTCGAGCTGACCAAGGCCGACGCCGGCGCGCTCGGGCCGATGCTGATGACCGGGCAGGTGGACGGCATCGTCGCCTGGATGACCGACCTCTCGCGCTACACCGGGCAGGGCAAGGACGCGGGCAAGGAGATCATCGCGCTGCCCTGGTCCGCCGCCGGGCTCGAGCTCTACTCCGCCTCGCTGGTCGCCAACGACGCCTTCCTCGCGGGCCGCCCGGACGTCGCCAAGCGCTTCGTCGCGGCGTTCAAGAAGTCGGTCGAGTTCTGCAAGACCAACCCCGAGCAGGCCGCGCAGTCGGTGGTCAACATGGTCCCCGAGCTGGCCAAGGATGACGTTCTGGGCTCGCTCAACGACACGCTGGGCCTCATCTTCAACGAGGTGACCGAGGCCGACGGGCTGGGCGTCTTCGAGCCGGGCCGACTTGCCGCCACCTGGACCCGCGTTGCCAAGGCGCAGGGGCTCGACGAGGCCGGATCGGAGCCCGAGAGCTTCGTCACCCGCGACTTCCAGCCCGGCGGGGAAGGCTGA
- a CDS encoding ABC transporter ATP-binding protein codes for METPAAIRFDRLGQVFETGSGRVEALRNVSFEVARHEFLAVLGPSGCGKSTLLRMIAGLLEPSSGAVEVFGRRVTGPREDIGIVFQKPTLLPWASVEDNVTFPVRHKRGRVGSHDRDRAQELLRMVGLEGFGKRLPDELSGGMQQRVGIARALHMDPDILLMDEPFSALDALTREEMGFDLLRIFSERPKTVVFITHSVSEAALLADRVLVMTGRPGTVMTELPVPVARPRGRETIKDPAVTELAAHLRDLLLQRDAA; via the coding sequence ATGGAAACCCCCGCCGCCATTCGCTTCGACCGGCTCGGCCAGGTCTTCGAGACCGGCTCGGGCCGGGTGGAGGCCCTGCGCAACGTCAGCTTCGAGGTCGCCCGGCACGAGTTTCTCGCCGTGCTCGGCCCCTCGGGCTGCGGCAAGTCCACCTTGCTGCGCATGATCGCCGGCCTGCTCGAGCCCAGCTCGGGTGCGGTCGAGGTGTTCGGGCGGCGGGTCACCGGCCCGCGCGAGGATATCGGCATCGTCTTCCAGAAGCCGACCTTGCTGCCCTGGGCCAGCGTCGAGGACAACGTGACCTTCCCGGTGCGCCACAAGCGCGGCCGGGTGGGCAGCCACGACCGCGACCGCGCGCAGGAGCTCCTGCGCATGGTCGGGCTCGAGGGGTTCGGCAAGCGCCTGCCCGACGAGCTGTCGGGCGGCATGCAGCAGCGCGTCGGGATCGCCCGCGCGCTGCACATGGACCCCGACATCCTGCTGATGGACGAGCCCTTCTCGGCGCTCGATGCGCTGACCCGCGAGGAGATGGGGTTCGATCTGCTGCGCATCTTCTCCGAGCGGCCGAAGACCGTGGTCTTCATCACCCATTCCGTCAGCGAGGCGGCGCTGCTGGCCGACCGCGTGCTGGTGATGACCGGCCGGCCCGGCACCGTGATGACCGAGCTTCCGGTGCCCGTGGCCCGCCCGCGCGGCCGCGAGACGATCAAGGACCCGGCGGTCACCGAGCTTGCCGCCCACCTGCGTGACCTCCTGCTGCAAAGGGATGCCGCCTGA
- a CDS encoding ABC transporter permease, with the protein MPDFSKPESTKGRRPDLRRLLAAPGVAAILTILGTVALWELAARTLDIPSYLLPAPSSIFSTFPSIGAERWVGHIWATLRVALLGFALAIVIAVPLAILLVRSPVLNRTLYPLLVIVQSTPVVAIAPIIIVVLGAGDAPRIVITTLICFFPLVVSTATGLAATPPELIELSRSLRAPAFREITQIRLPFAVPYIFSALKISVTLAVIGAVVAEFCASDAGVGYFIQFSTSMFKLPQAWAGLFVLAAMSLALFQAVSVAQRLLFPWSLPRKR; encoded by the coding sequence ATGCCAGATTTTTCCAAGCCCGAGAGCACCAAGGGCAGACGCCCCGACCTGCGCCGACTCCTCGCCGCGCCCGGCGTCGCCGCGATCCTCACCATTCTCGGCACCGTGGCGCTCTGGGAGCTGGCCGCGCGCACGCTCGACATCCCGAGCTACCTGCTGCCCGCGCCGAGCTCGATCTTCTCGACCTTCCCGAGCATCGGGGCCGAGCGCTGGGTCGGCCATATCTGGGCGACGCTGCGCGTGGCGCTGCTGGGCTTCGCGCTGGCCATAGTCATCGCCGTGCCGCTGGCGATCCTGCTGGTGCGCTCGCCGGTGCTGAACCGCACGCTCTACCCGCTGCTGGTGATCGTGCAGTCGACGCCGGTGGTCGCCATCGCGCCGATCATCATCGTGGTGCTGGGGGCGGGGGACGCGCCGCGCATCGTCATCACCACGCTCATCTGCTTCTTCCCGCTGGTGGTCTCGACCGCCACCGGCCTCGCCGCCACGCCGCCCGAACTCATCGAGCTGTCGCGCAGCCTGCGCGCCCCGGCCTTCCGCGAGATCACCCAGATCCGGCTGCCCTTCGCCGTGCCCTACATCTTCTCGGCGCTGAAGATCTCGGTGACGCTGGCGGTGATCGGCGCGGTGGTGGCCGAGTTCTGCGCCTCGGACGCGGGCGTCGGCTACTTCATCCAGTTCTCGACCTCGATGTTCAAGCTGCCGCAGGCCTGGGCCGGGCTCTTCGTCCTCGCCGCCATGTCGCTGGCGCTGTTCCAGGCCGTGTCCGTGGCGCAGCGGCTGCTCTTCCCCTGGAGCCTGCCGCGCAAGCGCTGA
- a CDS encoding 2-oxoglutarate and iron-dependent oxygenase domain-containing protein, whose product MSTNYDLAELNKETTIGGMGSTVEREVPVIDLSDFENRKHEIADALWEASTGIGFFQVYNHGLPEEDIDAAFDTAWEFFELPTEVKAQYPMPKGTNAGWEFKAQVRPSTGTPDNKESYQVTRPLMDGKWPTEAELPRFQDRALKFERQNWELGMRILSCFALKMGFPEDFFTKAHDPESDQYQSTLRLIHYMSMEDAKPEDFKAWRAGAHSDFDCLTILHQKEGEGGLQVCPGKDAGSNAWTDVPPRRGYITCNIGDMLMRWSDDQLQSTLHRVRMPNEGEYKGRRLSLPFFCQANRDAVMQGPLGKYEPITAGDYLTMRINANFAASKK is encoded by the coding sequence ATGAGCACCAACTACGACCTTGCCGAGCTGAACAAGGAAACCACCATCGGCGGCATGGGCAGCACCGTCGAGCGCGAAGTCCCGGTCATCGACCTGTCGGACTTCGAAAACCGCAAGCACGAGATCGCCGACGCGCTCTGGGAGGCCTCGACCGGCATCGGCTTCTTCCAGGTCTACAACCACGGCCTCCCCGAGGAGGACATCGATGCCGCCTTCGACACCGCCTGGGAGTTCTTCGAGCTGCCGACCGAGGTGAAGGCGCAGTACCCGATGCCGAAGGGCACCAACGCCGGCTGGGAATTCAAGGCGCAGGTGCGCCCCTCGACCGGCACGCCGGACAACAAGGAAAGCTACCAGGTCACCCGCCCGCTGATGGACGGCAAGTGGCCGACCGAGGCGGAGCTGCCGCGCTTCCAGGACCGCGCGTTGAAATTCGAGCGGCAGAACTGGGAGCTGGGCATGCGCATCCTGTCGTGCTTCGCGCTGAAGATGGGCTTCCCCGAGGATTTCTTCACCAAGGCGCATGACCCCGAGTCCGACCAGTACCAGTCGACGCTGCGGCTCATCCACTACATGTCGATGGAGGACGCCAAGCCCGAGGACTTCAAGGCCTGGCGCGCCGGCGCGCATTCCGACTTCGACTGCCTCACCATCCTGCACCAGAAGGAAGGCGAGGGCGGGCTGCAGGTCTGCCCGGGCAAGGACGCCGGCTCGAACGCCTGGACCGACGTGCCGCCGCGCCGCGGCTACATCACCTGCAACATCGGCGACATGCTGATGCGCTGGTCCGACGACCAGCTGCAATCCACGCTGCACCGCGTGCGGATGCCGAACGAGGGCGAGTACAAGGGCCGCCGCCTGTCGCTGCCGTTCTTCTGCCAGGCCAACCGCGACGCGGTCATGCAGGGCCCGCTCGGCAAGTACGAGCCGATCACCGCGGGCGACTACCTGACCATGCGCATCAACGCGAACTTCGCGGCGAGCAAGAAGTAA